The genomic window gtgcaCACGTTATCGGAGAATTTAACAGTGGTGTAAGGTCTGAAATGACCAAAGAGTCGTGCGACAGACGGCGATAATGGCCGCCAGTCTCCAGCAAGCCCGAGCTCACCCCCCGTAAATAAGACAGACCCACGCTCAGGTCTCGTTCAGTCCGTTAGGATACAAAAGCATCTGCAGCTAATACTCAAAAAACGCGAAAAGCGACGAGGCAGGAGGTTTGGGCGGGCTTTTCTGTACAGCGTTATGGAACATCTCAAACCTCAAATTATATGAACTCAATTTACCAGAATCACAGCACATGCATGAAAGAGCTAATATAATTTGTGAACAGTACAAAATAAGACAGCCATGAAGAGAATAAATTAAGCCTCTGAATTCCTCAGTCCCATTCACTATGTACAGTTTTTTATAGACGGCTCCGTATCAGTGCTTTGAACGAAACCAAATTTTGGTTACGGTTGACTTTTAAAGAACTACTGCGATTGCTTACGAATATACTTGTCTACACATAAATTGCTTTGTCATAAGTTAGATATCCTCTTCATAGGAAGGATATAACAGATACACTGCGTTTTTCAAGCTCGAGGGGTTTAAGAATCAACTTATAAATACTGCTGCAGCAGGACCTGTAATCCATTGTTCATGGAACTATAAAGTAAAGTCTATAAAATAAGCAGAATCTCTTAAAATAACATACCATAATCCAAATATggcatttttctcttttcaacATTGCTTATTTATGTACCTTCCTACAACTTACAGGAGATTAGCTTTTAGGCCCAGATTAATTTCTATATTTAAACAGCATCTTAAATTGTCCTGTCTAGTCGGGAAGTGTAcatattaatcaaattaaacGTGTAACCAAATAATATTGCTCACCATTAACTTATTGAGACGTCAGCTCTCGGAAATGAGTACCCTCTAATGCTGAGTACTTGATGCTACCGAGCTTGCCTGTCGAATACACTtggaaagtaaaaaataaaatgcgaATCGATCGATCGGTTCATACTCTAGCGAGTGTTTACGCTGCTGCTGTCGCAGAATTTTGCAACAAACCGCCCTGAAAATAAACGCTCTCGGGAGGTTTCAGGAGTTCAGTCGTCTTCAGCAGCTTCTAAGCATTTGGCACCTCTGTGTACGAGccagggaggaaggaggagcgAGTATAGTGACATCAACCAAAGATAAGAATGGTTCTAAAACGTATGTAcagatgcaaacacaaaaaagatttgATCTTAAACTTTCCACCATGTTGAAAATGGCTCGTCTCTCCCCTCCTGCTTCTCCAGAACTCCACAGCACAGCATGTCctcaaacaataaacaattatggggggggggggaagccattcttttttcttcttctgcggCACGTGTACTGGAATGGAGACGGCCCTGGGGAAGCCGTGCGAGCGTCTCGGGCTGGGGGAGCGGCGGCGGCCTTCAGGCGATTCGCGGGGCGGACCGGTCGTTGGTCAGGGTCCTCTTGAGCCTGACCCCCCTGCGGATGGTCAGGAGcatgtcctctccctccagggAGTCCGGCCCCCCCTCCAGCGGgggctcctcgtcctcctcggcCTCACCGGGccggggctggggcggggccaggggcgggtTGGTGGAGGCCTGGCCGCTCCAGGTGGCCACGGGCTCCCCGGGGGTGAGGCGCTCCGGGCTgggaggctcctccccctcctcgaCTCCGCCCCCGAGCCCGCAGGGGAAGCCGCCCGGCAGCTCGGGCACGGTGGGGGTCTTCACCGGGATGACGGGCGTCCGGATGGGGATGGGCCCGCCTACTCCCGCCCCCCGCCGCATGGCGGGTTTGGTGGAGGGCGTGCGGCGGATGGTGGCCACGCCTGGGGTGACGATGGCGGGCCCCGCCGTGGACGGGATGCCCGCCGTGGAGGCCGGGCGTTTGGACTGGAACAGCTTGCGGTAGGACTGGCTGATGTCGCTGTTGCGCGGGATGGTGGACGACTTGTCAAAGTCCTGCTGGTCCACCTCCGGATCCGCGCCCACTGAGAAGTAGTCGTAGTCGGACACTGATGAGGAGACAGGATGAGAAACCCTGTTACTCTGGTCTAAACAGTCAATGCACTCATAACATATCACTAATGAGAAACCTTGTGGTCAAAACAGTCAATACCACTCACAACATCACTTCACTTCAGGGATGGGTACTTCCACTAATGGAGGAACGCTGAAAGTATGTTTGAATCTGTAACCAAATCACACCTGCAACATCAGGCGAGCTGGCATAACATCCAAACTACTTCAATGAAATCCCTGTGGGCCTCTAGGACCAGCCTAATTAGTTCCTGAAAACCATCTATCCATAGTAACAGAAAGCTACGAGCACAAAAACAGCTCCCTCCACATCCAGGCACATTGACCTCTGGAGTAGACAGATTAAATGAGAGGTGCATTATCGGGGCCTGCATGAAGTACTTTGAGAGGGGATGGTGTCCTCGGAGCAGCAGGGGGTGGTGGTCTGGGTGCTGTAGCCGCTGGAGCACTGCAGGGAGTCGCGGCTGGAGCGCTGGGTGTCCAGCTGGAGCCCCCGCGCCAGGGCCAGCGCCAGCTCCTCGTgcgcctccgccgccgcctcctccgcctgccggcccagacacacacacacgttacttTACAGGACATTTCGCGTAAGCAACACCAGTAATATTATAGAGAGGGAGATTGCATTGTCTCGCATTCTGGCCTAtaacttaaactttttttccagGACAACCAATTGTTTTCCAGTACATTTAagcaattttctcattttccatgaCTTTTCCATAACTGGATCAACAAAATCCAGGCTTCCCAGGACAAGAGAGAACCCTGTTCAAAGCAATGGAAAACGAATGCAATGGCTTACGCGCCATTACCAACCCAATGTGACAAGGAGCGTGGATTATCCTTCCCATTTGCATGCTGACTTTTTGTACACTGTACACCAGTCTCTACGCGAGTGAgtattttacattcacatttacatataggcatttagcaggtacTCTTATCCAGACACACTTGCACAAAGGAAACAGGTTTAGGCGGATAGCATTGGTAGTGCTCATCGCACTCGCAACTGGTAGGAGCAGTCCATACATAATCATATAAGAAAGTTAACCGTGTTCACCTTGGGCGTGGCAGTTATAGGCATGCCACGAGCCCTCTGGGGGTCCTCCCCGGTGGGCGTGGTCCCTTCAGTCTGCATGACGGTGCCACTGGAGTCCACCGAATCATGCTTCCCCTTGTTTCTCCTCAAGGTGTTCACCATGGGCTGGTCATAGGGCCCTGGCTTGGCCCAATCCTGCATAAGAATTTACTGGTTAACAGGGGTCCTCATTCTGAGGAACTTCTCTCTTCtacattgttttttgtaaatcGCATACCAAGATACTGCAATAAACTGACTGACTGGACCTCTAATCTTGAGTATCTGGAGCACAGAACTGACCAAGAAATAGATTAACataaaaaacagtaaatgtaaatataaacagGTATATTACCAGGTCAAATTTTTCCAAAGCCTTGGGAGAGATTGTGCTTGATGTCATGTGACGGAGGAGAATAACGGCTATACGACtgagatgacatcacagaggaagatgaggagaaGCGTGTGAGGAGGAATGAAACAAACCTTCCAGGTGGGGACTTTGGAGGAGGGGACCATGCCCGGCCCCAGGGTGCAATACAGTGGGTAATCGGCAAGCGGGGCGCAGGCGGGCCGGGACCACGCCCGCGAGGgtgaggaggatgaagaggatgaggaagggggagggtaATGGGGAAGAGGCTCCGAAGAGCCCACTCCCGCCAGGTAGGGCGGTTCGGCGGGTCCGTAGTGATCGTAACCGTTtgtcaactaaaaaaaaaaacgtgtgcaAAGGACAGACAcgaaacaaacacagatgcaaacaaaagacattaaaaataacataagAGGATGACTGGATTGCAAACGAAAGAAACCACAGGCACTCAGGGACAAACGCACACTGACAGAACCCAacggaaaataaaatgatgaaatgaagTTGTGTAGACTGGCGCCATTTTGGGAAGCAGAGTGCATGTACGCATGCATCCTCCCTGCAGCTCAGCATGCGAttggatgggatgggggggtcaCAGCGAGGGTTCACCTTGTCCACAGAGGCCCCAGCCATGGTGGTGCCGGAGCCCactgaggtgggggaggtgggggagctGCACTCGCTCACGGTCTGGCAGGTCTCAGAGGCgtcggaggaggcggagctggaggaggcctgCGGTGCGCGGCGACCACAGCGCCAAGCACAGGGAGAGCgcggtcacacacacaacacggtCACACACGCAACACGGTCACGCACGcaacacggtcacacacacagcgcggTCACACACGCAACACGGTCACGCACGCAACACGGTCACGCACGCaacacagtcacgcacacagcgcggtcacacacacagcgcggtcacacacacagcgcggtcacacacacagcgcggtcacacacacagacatgacacAATCACACACGGCACATGCAAACATGACGCAGTCACGCACAGCACACGCAAACAGGACACAGTTgcgcacaagcatacacacaaacacaaataaacaaacacagcacgcaaacacacacacacacacacacacacacacacacacacacacacacacacacatccagatgCAGCGCAGCCATACAGATAGCAGCAGTAGACACAGGAAgtagagagagcaggaagaggtgTAGTGTGTAAAGTAGTGTGTAAAAGGAAGAGGTGtagtgtataagtgtgtaaaAGCAGAGGTTCAGGGTTTAGTGGTTAagaagcacacacagagcacagaggtAATTCAGACACAGCACATAGCacaaacagaaagacaaaaGAGCAGAGTAGAAGTGGCAAGTCAGGATTTAGCAAAAAGCCTACAAAAAAGAATCCCaaagctcccagcatgcagctggTTTACACTCTAttgcaggggtgtcaaactccagttctggagggccacagACAACTAGaattcgtgtttttttttttttttcaatcagcagccagtgtAGGCCTTTGAAACAAAGTGTCCAGActgtagccaatcagtgacttaaattcagcatttaactgcaaaaaccagcagacacagcagccctccaggacttgagtCAGAAATCCCTGCTCCGTGTCTACAGAGCAGCTCAGAGTGTTAATAGGCACCGGAGAGATGAGCGTTTCTAGTGTCCAGCTCAGAGAAAGGGATCAGCATCGAGCCCCGCGCTAAAAAGCGTTAGAGGAAGAGCTCGGCCTCGTGGAGGACAGAGCTCCCAGGCGCTACGCTATCAGTGACATCAGCGCAGGAGAGCGGAGCGGAAGAGCCCTCCCTCACGGAACCTCTGAGACCTGGCGAGAGCACCGGCACGGCTGGAATTCCCCTCGCTGGTGACAGGGCCGGCTAAATCACGTGCGGAACAGGCCTCTGGCCTTCTCAAAGGGAATAATTCAAACCAAATCCCACGTATCCCATTATGAGGCAGCCTTTACGGCCGAGGGAAGAGACGCTACTTCATTTCGGGAGCTAGAggcacaaaagaaaacacactggcccttttccaATGCCCGGGGACCTTCACGCTCCAGGCCGTCCAATCGGAATGCCTGTGCGCATCTCTTTGTTACAGGTGACTGAGGGCTGGACAGTGCTCTGGGGGTTGGGTACACTCATACATTACAGAGAATAACAGCACTCAAAGGCAATCAGGTCAATCCCAGGCTTAATTTATGTCAAAGCCCCGGCAGAGTAAACTCAATTACCCTCCTAGGAGCGGAGCTACAACAGATGTGTAAATAAGTCAGACAGTCCGACTCCTCCGATGGGGGAGGAGAaattctctcttccctcctgaCTCCAATTACCTTGCCCAAGGGTGTACCAACCATGTGTGACCTACAAAACAAGCCTGCAAGCGTATTTATGGTTACAGGCCAGAGTCTctcttcatttccatttttattaactgAAAAACATTGCTGCGGAGTCTTAAATGCTATAAGGCGGCCATTGTGTGTCATTCAGTGTGTCATGACTGTGCAAGAATGAACAAAGTGAAGTCCTATACCACAGCATCTTATGTACAGTAAAGCGCTGTACTGTGTCTCCCAGCTCCTGCATcgggcccgggggggggcgggctccCCTTACCTGAGGGACGGCCTCGGGGGGCATGGGCGAGGGGGACTTGGACTGGTAGGCGTCCTGCGAGATGAAGCCCGAGTCGTGGGAGGAGACGCTGGAGAGGCGGGCGGGGGCCTGCTGGGGCAGGGCGGAGCTGCGGTAGCGATAGTgtgaggagggagagtgagtgtgcgaCCCGCTGGA from Anguilla anguilla isolate fAngAng1 chromosome 8, fAngAng1.pri, whole genome shotgun sequence includes these protein-coding regions:
- the LOC118232891 gene encoding protein MTSS 1-like isoform X3, which produces MEAVIEKECSALGGLFQTIIGDMKSSYPVWEDFISKAGKLQSQLRATMVAAAAFLDAFQKVADLATGARGGTRDIGSALTRMCMRHRSIESKLRQVSMAFMDCLINPLQDQMEEWKRAANTLDKDHAKEYKKARQEIKKKSSDTLKLQKKAKKDALGRGDIQPQLDSAMQDVSDMYLLLEETEKQAVRKALIEERSRFCTFVSMLRPIVDEEVSMLGEITHLQTIADDLKALTMDPHKLPPTSEQVILDLKSSDCTWSYQTPPSSPSTTMSRKSSMCSSALPQQAPARLSSVSSHDSGFISQDAYQSKSPSPMPPEAVPQASSSSASSDASETCQTVSECSSPTSPTSVGSGTTMAGASVDKLTNGYDHYGPAEPPYLAGVGSSEPLPHYPPPSSSSSSSSPSRAWSRPACAPLADYPLYCTLGPGMVPSSKVPTWKDWAKPGPYDQPMVNTLRRNKGKHDSVDSSGTVMQTEGTTPTGEDPQRARGMPITATPKAEEAAAEAHEELALALARGLQLDTQRSSRDSLQCSSGYSTQTTTPCCSEDTIPSQMSDYDYFSVGADPEVDQQDFDKSSTIPRNSDISQSYRKLFQSKRPASTAGIPSTAGPAIVTPGVATIRRTPSTKPAMRRGAGVGGPIPIRTPVIPVKTPTVPELPGGFPCGLGGGVEEGEEPPSPERLTPGEPVATWSGQASTNPPLAPPQPRPGEAEEDEEPPLEGGPDSLEGEDMLLTIRRGVRLKRTLTNDRSAPRIA
- the LOC118232891 gene encoding protein MTSS 1-like isoform X4 — encoded protein: MEAVIEKECSALGGLFQTIIGDMKSSYPVWEDFISKAGKLQSQLRATMVAAAAFLDAFQKVADLATGARGGTRDIGSALTRMCMRHRSIESKLRQVSMAFMDCLINPLQDQMEEWKRAANTLDKDHAKEYKKARQEIKKKSSDTLKLQKKAKKGRGDIQPQLDSAMQDVSDMYLLLEETEKQAVRKALIEERSRFCTFVSMLRPIVDEEVSMLGEITHLQTIADDLKALTMDPHKLPPTSEQVILDLKSSDCTWSYQTPPSSPSTTMSRKSSMCSSALPQQAPARLSSVSSHDSGFISQDAYQSKSPSPMPPEAVPQASSSSASSDASETCQTVSECSSPTSPTSVGSGTTMAGASVDKLTNGYDHYGPAEPPYLAGVGSSEPLPHYPPPSSSSSSSSPSRAWSRPACAPLADYPLYCTLGPGMVPSSKVPTWKDWAKPGPYDQPMVNTLRRNKGKHDSVDSSGTVMQTEGTTPTGEDPQRARGMPITATPKAEEAAAEAHEELALALARGLQLDTQRSSRDSLQCSSGYSTQTTTPCCSEDTIPSQMSDYDYFSVGADPEVDQQDFDKSSTIPRNSDISQSYRKLFQSKRPASTAGIPSTAGPAIVTPGVATIRRTPSTKPAMRRGAGVGGPIPIRTPVIPVKTPTVPELPGGFPCGLGGGVEEGEEPPSPERLTPGEPVATWSGQASTNPPLAPPQPRPGEAEEDEEPPLEGGPDSLEGEDMLLTIRRGVRLKRTLTNDRSAPRIA
- the LOC118232891 gene encoding protein MTSS 1-like isoform X5, with amino-acid sequence MEAVIEKECSALGGLFQTIIGDMKSSYPVWEDFISKAGKLQSQLRATMVAAAAFLDAFQKVADLATGARGGTRDIGSALTRMCMRHRSIESKLRQVSMAFMDCLINPLQDQMEEWKRAANTLDKDHAKEYKKARQEIKKKSSDTLKLQKKAKKDALGRGDIQPQLDSAMQDVSDMYLLLEETEKQAVRKALIEERSRFCTFVSMLRPIVDEEVSMLGEITHLQTIADDLKALTMDPHKLPPTSEQVILDLKSSDCTWSYQTPPSSPSTTMSRKSSMCSSLNSVNSSDSRSSGSHTHSPSSHYRYRSSALPQQAPARLSSVSSHDSGFISQDAYQSKSPSPMPPEAVPQLTNGYDHYGPAEPPYLAGVGSSEPLPHYPPPSSSSSSSSPSRAWSRPACAPLADYPLYCTLGPGMVPSSKVPTWKDWAKPGPYDQPMVNTLRRNKGKHDSVDSSGTVMQTEGTTPTGEDPQRARGMPITATPKAEEAAAEAHEELALALARGLQLDTQRSSRDSLQCSSGYSTQTTTPCCSEDTIPSQMSDYDYFSVGADPEVDQQDFDKSSTIPRNSDISQSYRKLFQSKRPASTAGIPSTAGPAIVTPGVATIRRTPSTKPAMRRGAGVGGPIPIRTPVIPVKTPTVPELPGGFPCGLGGGVEEGEEPPSPERLTPGEPVATWSGQASTNPPLAPPQPRPGEAEEDEEPPLEGGPDSLEGEDMLLTIRRGVRLKRTLTNDRSAPRIA
- the LOC118232891 gene encoding protein MTSS 1-like isoform X1 — protein: MEAVIEKECSALGGLFQTIIGDMKSSYPVWEDFISKAGKLQSQLRATMVAAAAFLDAFQKVADLATGARGGTRDIGSALTRMCMRHRSIESKLRQVSMAFMDCLINPLQDQMEEWKRAANTLDKDHAKEYKKARQEIKKKSSDTLKLQKKAKKDALGRGDIQPQLDSAMQDVSDMYLLLEETEKQAVRKALIEERSRFCTFVSMLRPIVDEEVSMLGEITHLQTIADDLKALTMDPHKLPPTSEQVILDLKSSDCTWSYQTPPSSPSTTMSRKSSMCSSLNSVNSSDSRSSGSHTHSPSSHYRYRSSALPQQAPARLSSVSSHDSGFISQDAYQSKSPSPMPPEAVPQASSSSASSDASETCQTVSECSSPTSPTSVGSGTTMAGASVDKLTNGYDHYGPAEPPYLAGVGSSEPLPHYPPPSSSSSSSSPSRAWSRPACAPLADYPLYCTLGPGMVPSSKVPTWKDWAKPGPYDQPMVNTLRRNKGKHDSVDSSGTVMQTEGTTPTGEDPQRARGMPITATPKAEEAAAEAHEELALALARGLQLDTQRSSRDSLQCSSGYSTQTTTPCCSEDTIPSQMSDYDYFSVGADPEVDQQDFDKSSTIPRNSDISQSYRKLFQSKRPASTAGIPSTAGPAIVTPGVATIRRTPSTKPAMRRGAGVGGPIPIRTPVIPVKTPTVPELPGGFPCGLGGGVEEGEEPPSPERLTPGEPVATWSGQASTNPPLAPPQPRPGEAEEDEEPPLEGGPDSLEGEDMLLTIRRGVRLKRTLTNDRSAPRIA
- the LOC118232891 gene encoding protein MTSS 1-like isoform X2: MEAVIEKECSALGGLFQTIIGDMKSSYPVWEDFISKAGKLQSQLRATMVAAAAFLDAFQKVADLATGARGGTRDIGSALTRMCMRHRSIESKLRQVSMAFMDCLINPLQDQMEEWKRAANTLDKDHAKEYKKARQEIKKKSSDTLKLQKKAKKGRGDIQPQLDSAMQDVSDMYLLLEETEKQAVRKALIEERSRFCTFVSMLRPIVDEEVSMLGEITHLQTIADDLKALTMDPHKLPPTSEQVILDLKSSDCTWSYQTPPSSPSTTMSRKSSMCSSLNSVNSSDSRSSGSHTHSPSSHYRYRSSALPQQAPARLSSVSSHDSGFISQDAYQSKSPSPMPPEAVPQASSSSASSDASETCQTVSECSSPTSPTSVGSGTTMAGASVDKLTNGYDHYGPAEPPYLAGVGSSEPLPHYPPPSSSSSSSSPSRAWSRPACAPLADYPLYCTLGPGMVPSSKVPTWKDWAKPGPYDQPMVNTLRRNKGKHDSVDSSGTVMQTEGTTPTGEDPQRARGMPITATPKAEEAAAEAHEELALALARGLQLDTQRSSRDSLQCSSGYSTQTTTPCCSEDTIPSQMSDYDYFSVGADPEVDQQDFDKSSTIPRNSDISQSYRKLFQSKRPASTAGIPSTAGPAIVTPGVATIRRTPSTKPAMRRGAGVGGPIPIRTPVIPVKTPTVPELPGGFPCGLGGGVEEGEEPPSPERLTPGEPVATWSGQASTNPPLAPPQPRPGEAEEDEEPPLEGGPDSLEGEDMLLTIRRGVRLKRTLTNDRSAPRIA
- the LOC118232891 gene encoding protein MTSS 1-like isoform X7 codes for the protein MEAVIEKECSALGGLFQTIIGDMKSSYPVWEDFISKAGKLQSQLRATMVAAAAFLDAFQKVADLATGARGGTRDIGSALTRMCMRHRSIESKLRQVSMAFMDCLINPLQDQMEEWKRAANTLDKDHAKEYKKARQEIKKKSSDTLKLQKKAKKGRGDIQPQLDSAMQDVSDMYLLLEETEKQAVRKALIEERSRFCTFVSMLRPIVDEEVSMLGEITHLQTIADDLKALTMDPHKLPPTSEQVILDLKSSDCTWSYQTPPSSPSTTMSRKSSMCSSLNSVNSSDSRSSGSHTHSPSSHYRYRSSALPQQAPARLSSVSSHDSGFISQDAYQSKSPSPMPPEAVPQASSSSASSDASETCQTVSECSSPTSPTSVGSGTTMAGASVDKDWAKPGPYDQPMVNTLRRNKGKHDSVDSSGTVMQTEGTTPTGEDPQRARGMPITATPKAEEAAAEAHEELALALARGLQLDTQRSSRDSLQCSSGYSTQTTTPCCSEDTIPSQMSDYDYFSVGADPEVDQQDFDKSSTIPRNSDISQSYRKLFQSKRPASTAGIPSTAGPAIVTPGVATIRRTPSTKPAMRRGAGVGGPIPIRTPVIPVKTPTVPELPGGFPCGLGGGVEEGEEPPSPERLTPGEPVATWSGQASTNPPLAPPQPRPGEAEEDEEPPLEGGPDSLEGEDMLLTIRRGVRLKRTLTNDRSAPRIA
- the LOC118232891 gene encoding protein MTSS 1-like isoform X6; the protein is MEAVIEKECSALGGLFQTIIGDMKSSYPVWEDFISKAGKLQSQLRATMVAAAAFLDAFQKVADLATGARGGTRDIGSALTRMCMRHRSIESKLRQVSMAFMDCLINPLQDQMEEWKRAANTLDKDHAKEYKKARQEIKKKSSDTLKLQKKAKKDALGRGDIQPQLDSAMQDVSDMYLLLEETEKQAVRKALIEERSRFCTFVSMLRPIVDEEVSMLGEITHLQTIADDLKALTMDPHKLPPTSEQVILDLKSSDCTWSYQTPPSSPSTTMSRKSSMCSSLNSVNSSDSRSSGSHTHSPSSHYRYRSSALPQQAPARLSSVSSHDSGFISQDAYQSKSPSPMPPEAVPQASSSSASSDASETCQTVSECSSPTSPTSVGSGTTMAGASVDKDWAKPGPYDQPMVNTLRRNKGKHDSVDSSGTVMQTEGTTPTGEDPQRARGMPITATPKAEEAAAEAHEELALALARGLQLDTQRSSRDSLQCSSGYSTQTTTPCCSEDTIPSQMSDYDYFSVGADPEVDQQDFDKSSTIPRNSDISQSYRKLFQSKRPASTAGIPSTAGPAIVTPGVATIRRTPSTKPAMRRGAGVGGPIPIRTPVIPVKTPTVPELPGGFPCGLGGGVEEGEEPPSPERLTPGEPVATWSGQASTNPPLAPPQPRPGEAEEDEEPPLEGGPDSLEGEDMLLTIRRGVRLKRTLTNDRSAPRIA